The sequence GGAAAATCAAGAACGATCCGGGCCGGGTTATCGGTGTGGAAGACCTTGGGCTCAACCGCCCCGGCGGTGAATACGAAACGCATCTGCAGTTTGTCGCCGGGGAGCGTGGAGAATTGAATGTCTTTGAGCTGATTTTCCTGAGCCTGGGCCGCAAAGGCCAAGAACAACCATAAGGTCCAGGCCAACATCCGCCATCCGACCTTCACCCCGCCGCCGTTTACCGTGCTGTCGTTACCCAACATGCGTCACTACCCTCTATCGTTGCTTGAAATTCATTGCCGGTCATTCCGCCAGGGCCAGACTCGCCTGCCGTTCCCGCCACGTACCCGGGCCGTCGGGGAAGATCTCCACCAGATCGATCCCTTCCTCGGTGATACGCACGATACGACCGTGATTCTTGCCCAGGTAATTGCCCGTCCTGACCCGGTAGATCGTCCCCTCCCCGGTTTGGATCAGGGCCCACAGGATGGCGTCCTTCTTCACCGTCCCGACCATGCGCAGGCTGTCCAGATCGTAGGCTTCCAAAGGCTCTTTGGGACGGGTAGGATCGGGTTTGATGCCGCTGCCGCCAGCCGCCACCTGGGGCGGCAGCGCCTGTTTGGCCGGTGCGAAGGGATCGCGCAGCCCTTCGGGGTCGAAGACGAAAGTCTCCATGATCTTGATCTCCGGCAGCG comes from Methylomarinovum caldicuralii and encodes:
- a CDS encoding pilus assembly protein PilP, with the protein product MALIPAVFLVGCGDRDISDLEAYVAEVKARPKGSIEPLPEIKIMETFVFDPEGLRDPFAPAKQALPPQVAAGGSGIKPDPTRPKEPLEAYDLDSLRMVGTVKKDAILWALIQTGEGTIYRVRTGNYLGKNHGRIVRITEEGIDLVEIFPDGPGTWRERQASLALAE